TCCAGGAAGAAGCACCCGCACCATCTGAGGAAGGGACAACACCAGTTAGGATAGATATACCTGAGATTTAGCAACTTTTTTTCTTAAACTTTTTAAATTATATGACAATCAAGGTTTGGGGGTTAGGGGATGCCAGAGATCCAAGAAAGGATCAGGGACTTTCTTAAGGAGTCAAAGAGGGTATTCCTGGTAACAAAAAAACCTGGATGGGAGGAGTATAAGAAGGCTGCAAAAATTACAGGACTTGGAATAATCTTGATAGGCCTAATTGGGATGTTAATTAGAATAATAGGTATCTTAATGCTCGGAGGTTGAAGAGATGGGCGGAAAGATCTTTGCCGTGAGAGTGACTCAGGGTCAGGAGGAGAATACAGCGAGGTTAATATATAGTAAGGTTAGAACCTATAATCTTCCCGTTTATGCGATATTGGCTCCTTCAAAGGTTAAAGGTTACATCTTCGTTGAGGCTCCCGAGAAGAGTGTAGTTGATGAAGCGATCAGGGGAATTAGACATGCTAGGGGAGTTTTGCCTAGAGAAGTTCCATTCAGTGAGATAGAACACTTCCTGGAGGAGAAGCCCGCCGTTAGTGGTCTTGAGCCTGGCGATATAGTTGAGCTAATCTCAGGGCCTTTCAAGGGTGAGAAGGCAAAGGTTGTTAGGGTTGACGAAGCTAAAGATGAGATAGTCGTGGAGCTAATAGGTGCCATAGTTCCCATTCCAGTGACCGTTAAGGGGGAATACGTTAGGCTTATAAGCAAGCGTCAAAAGGAGGAATGAGGTGAGAAGGGATGAAAAAGCAGGTCGTTGAAGTTCTCGTTGAGGGTGGTAAGGCTACTCCTGGTCCTCCACTCGGTCCAGCAATAGGACCACTTGGATTAAACGTGAAGCAGGTCGTAGATAAGATAAATGAGGCCACAAAGGAATTCGCTGGAATGCAGGTTCCAGTAAAGATAATCGTTGATCCAGTGACGAAGCAGTTCGAGATTGAGGTAGGTGTTCCACCAACGAGCCAACTGATAAAGAAGGAGCTTGGCCTTGAGAAGGGCAGTGGAGAACCAAAGCATAACATAGTTGGTAACTTGACAATGGAACAAGTGATAAAGATAGCTAAGATGAAGAAGAACCAGATGCTGGCTTTGACTCTAAAGGCAGCCGCGAAGGAGGTCATTGGAACGGCATTAAGCATGGGCGTGACCGTTGAAGGCAAGGATCCAAGGATCGTGCAGAAGGAAATTGATGAAGGAGTGTATGACGAGCTATTTGAGAAGGCTGAAAAAGAGTGAGAAAAATTTAAAAATATCTTCTTTTACTCCCCCTTGAATTTTTAATTAAAAATAAGGAGGGATGACTAGAATGGTCTTTGACAGGCAGAAAATCGTGGAAGCGGTGAAGGAGGCTAAGGCCCGGGCCAAGCCGCGTAACTTCACACAGAGTGTCGAGGTGGCAGTGAACCTGAAGGATATTGATTTGAAGCGGCCTGAGAACAGGTTCAAGTTAGAGGTAGTTCTTCCACATGGGAGAGGAAAGGACGTAAAGATCGCGGTCATCGCTGATGGTGCAGTTGCCGAGGCGGCGAGGAGGCTCGGGCTTGATGTTATTAGTAGTGCCGAGTTGGAGGAGATAGCTCAAAGCCCTAGGCAGGCGAGAAAGTTGGCTAAGAGATACGACTTCTTCATAGCTGAAGCTCCATTGATGCCAAAGATAGGTAGATACCTTGGTAGGTACTTGGGACCAAGGAACAAGATGCCAGTCGTCGTTCCACCAACGATGACAAACCTAGAGCCAATAGTTGAGAAGCTGAAAAAGACGGTAAGGATACAACTTAAGGATAATCCAGTCGTTCATGCTCCAGTGGGTACAGAGAAGATGAGCGATGAAGAACTCGCTGAGAACATAGAGACTGTCCTTAACGCGATAATCAGCAAGCTTGAGAGGGGAGAGAGCCAGATAAAGTCAGTGTACGTTAAGACAACCATGGGACCCGCAGTAAAGATAGAGGGGTGATGTAAATGGCTCACGTTGCTGAGTGGAAGAAGAAGGAGGTTGAGGAGCTAACCAAACTGATCAAGAGTTATCCAGTGGTAGCTCTAGTTGACGTATCAAGCATGCCAGCTTATCCACTCTCACAGATGAGAAGGCTAATCAGAGAAAACGGGGGATTGCTAAGAGTTTCGAGGAACACCTTAATAGAACTGGCAATTAAGAGAGCCGCTAAAGAGCTAGGAAAGCCTGAGCTTGAGAAGCTTGCAGATTACATAAATGGTGGTGCGGGTATACTGGTAACTAACATGAACCCGTTTAAGCTCTACAAATTCCTTGAGCAGAACAGGCAGCCTGCTCCAGCGAAGCCTGGTGCAGTTGTTCCAAAGGATGTCGTTATTCCAGCTGGGCCAACTCCCCTAACTCCAGGTCCAATAGTTGGTCAGATGCAGGCCATGGGAATTCCAGCTAGAATTGAGAAGGGCAAGGTTACAATTCAAAAGGACACAACCGTTCTAAAGGCTGGAGAGGTTATAACGCCCGAGCTAGCTAACATATTGAATGCCCTTGGAATTCAGCCTCTAGAAGTTGGTCTGGACGTTTTAGCTGTGTACGAGGATGGCATAATATACACCCCAGATGTACTCGCAATTGATGAGCAGGAATACATCGACATGCTCCAAAAAGCTTATATCCATGCCTTCAACTTGGCTGTTAACGTAGCGTACCCAACTCCAGAAACGATAGAGGTACTAATCCAGAAGGCATTCCTCAATGCAAAGAGCGTTGCAATAGAGGCTGGCTACATCACGAAGGACACAATCCAGGAAATACTTGGAAGAGCTTTCAGGGCGATGTTGCTACTTGCCCAGCAGTTGCCTGAAGATGTGCTAGATGAGAAGACCAAAGAGCTTTTAAGTGCTCAGGCTCAAATAGCCGTTGCAACTCAAGAGGTTAAAGAGGAAGAGAAGAAGGAGGAAGAGGAGAAGAAAGAAGAGGAAGAGGAGGAAGCCTCCGAAGAGGAGGCTTTGGCTGGTTTGAGTGCCCTATTTGGATGATTCATGCGGATCTCATATAATAAAGCTGATCCGGAGGTGTGAAGAGATGGAGTATGTATATGCTGCTCTACTCCTCCACAGCGCTGGGAAGGAGATAAATGAGGAGAATCTTAAGGCTGTCCTTCAGGCTGCTGGAGTTACACCTGACGATGCAAGGATAAAGGCCCTTGTCGCTGCACTAGAGGGAGTCAACATTGACGAGGTTATAGAGAAGGCCGCAATGCCCGTTGCAGTGGCTGCAGCTCCAGCCGCAGCTCCAGCAGAGGCTGGAGGAGCAGAAGAAAAGAAGGAAGAGGAGAAGAAGGAAGAAGAGAAGGAAGAGGAAGTCTCCGAAGAGGAGGCCCTTGCAGGACTCAGCGCACTATTCGGATGAACCCTTTTATCCCTTTATTTTTCTCTTTGAGAACATTAATCTCTTACTTCCCTGATAATTGCCCCTGTATGGATTTCTGGCTGGGCCTTCAAGTCTTATAAAGGCAATTTGGACGAATCTTTCTCCATAGTGCAGCACAACTTCCTCATTTGATGCATTGTACAACATTAGGGTTAAATTCCCGTCCCATCCTGGGTCAACCCATGCAAAAGATCCGATTATCCCCTCCCTGGCAAGGCTACTCCTAATCTTCATGTCACCCATTACATCGTCTGGCAACTTTATCCTCTCTAGAGTCAATACTAGGGCATATTCCTTTGGGGGAATGACGACTTTTCCTTCTTTCTCCACATCTATTAGGGTTCCCTGGACGTAAGCTTCTTTTCCTACCCTTAAATCGTAACCAGCTGGTTGAAGGGACTCCTCTGAGAATGGCTCTATTAATATC
The window above is part of the Pyrococcus sp. NA2 genome. Proteins encoded here:
- a CDS encoding protein translocase SEC61 complex subunit gamma; its protein translation is MPEIQERIRDFLKESKRVFLVTKKPGWEEYKKAAKITGLGIILIGLIGMLIRIIGILMLGG
- a CDS encoding transcription elongation factor Spt5, with product MGGKIFAVRVTQGQEENTARLIYSKVRTYNLPVYAILAPSKVKGYIFVEAPEKSVVDEAIRGIRHARGVLPREVPFSEIEHFLEEKPAVSGLEPGDIVELISGPFKGEKAKVVRVDEAKDEIVVELIGAIVPIPVTVKGEYVRLISKRQKEE
- a CDS encoding 50S ribosomal protein L11, translating into MKKQVVEVLVEGGKATPGPPLGPAIGPLGLNVKQVVDKINEATKEFAGMQVPVKIIVDPVTKQFEIEVGVPPTSQLIKKELGLEKGSGEPKHNIVGNLTMEQVIKIAKMKKNQMLALTLKAAAKEVIGTALSMGVTVEGKDPRIVQKEIDEGVYDELFEKAEKE
- a CDS encoding 50S ribosomal protein L1: MVFDRQKIVEAVKEAKARAKPRNFTQSVEVAVNLKDIDLKRPENRFKLEVVLPHGRGKDVKIAVIADGAVAEAARRLGLDVISSAELEEIAQSPRQARKLAKRYDFFIAEAPLMPKIGRYLGRYLGPRNKMPVVVPPTMTNLEPIVEKLKKTVRIQLKDNPVVHAPVGTEKMSDEELAENIETVLNAIISKLERGESQIKSVYVKTTMGPAVKIEG
- a CDS encoding 50S ribosomal protein L10, coding for MAHVAEWKKKEVEELTKLIKSYPVVALVDVSSMPAYPLSQMRRLIRENGGLLRVSRNTLIELAIKRAAKELGKPELEKLADYINGGAGILVTNMNPFKLYKFLEQNRQPAPAKPGAVVPKDVVIPAGPTPLTPGPIVGQMQAMGIPARIEKGKVTIQKDTTVLKAGEVITPELANILNALGIQPLEVGLDVLAVYEDGIIYTPDVLAIDEQEYIDMLQKAYIHAFNLAVNVAYPTPETIEVLIQKAFLNAKSVAIEAGYITKDTIQEILGRAFRAMLLLAQQLPEDVLDEKTKELLSAQAQIAVATQEVKEEEKKEEEEKKEEEEEEASEEEALAGLSALFG
- the rpl12p gene encoding 50S ribosomal protein P1; translated protein: MEYVYAALLLHSAGKEINEENLKAVLQAAGVTPDDARIKALVAALEGVNIDEVIEKAAMPVAVAAAPAAAPAEAGGAEEKKEEEKKEEEKEEEVSEEEALAGLSALFG
- the dcd gene encoding dCTP deaminase; its protein translation is MLLPDWKIKREILIEPFSEESLQPAGYDLRVGKEAYVQGTLIDVEKEGKVVIPPKEYALVLTLERIKLPDDVMGDMKIRSSLAREGIIGSFAWVDPGWDGNLTLMLYNASNEEVVLHYGERFVQIAFIRLEGPARNPYRGNYQGSKRLMFSKRKIKG